The Larimichthys crocea isolate SSNF chromosome XII, L_crocea_2.0, whole genome shotgun sequence region AAGTCTACAGCGAAGTGTAGTGGCCGTTGAACGAAAAACCTTGTGGAGAGCCGTTGTTTTGATCCCCATATCGGGACTTAAAGTTATCAGATTATACAGATGCCTTTTAGTTAACAAACGACCTTTGAGGAATAAAGATGCCCAATCAAGCAAGGTAAGAGTCTTGAACTGTAATTTGTAACATGGTTTGTTAAGGAATGACCAAAACTCAtggctacatttttttttttaagatgctTGAGCTACTACAACAGAACTACAAAACTAAGGTCAGCAATAACACGTGGACATTTTTCTTGAGGAGCGCATCTTTGAAATACAGCCAGCCAAGTGATGATCTTGAATCAGGGAGATGTTTACTCGTGTGCAGCTGAGGATAAGAAGTGGGCACACAGGTAAAGACACTGAAAGTTCCAACACTGGAGTTTTCACAACATCCCCCTCAACCCACCAGACAGTCCAAAaaccctccctccttttttttgcattaggGGCTCCATCAGCTTAGATACGAGCAATATCAGAATAACATTCAGCATTTGGCTTAAGTGTTTCACTGTTCGCCAGCCTCTTTATCAGAGCGGGGCTGGGGGGTGGCTAGCAAAATTTGGAAGCCGTATACAGAGAGGCATCAACTTGGGCTCGGGTACAAAACTGAGGGGCATACATGATACAAAGAGTTCATATGTTGGGGCTGTGAGATGTCAATGCATGATGATGCCTAGTGTGATTACTATTAGCCAACAAGATGAGCTTTTAAGTGTTACTCTTAAACCGCTGGTATAGCTGTAAAACtgggttttatttaaatttgtgtCCAGATGCAGTTAAACTttgtggcatttaaaaaaaaaaaaattgtgagaAGACAGCCCCAACATGAGTCTACATACACAGCGCAAAGGCATATCATTCATGCTTACCATAGCCGTCGTATCCATCACGGTAGGTTCCAGAGCGGTCACTATATCCACCCTGACCCctggaagacagacaaacatttgttATTGCATTACATTTAAGAAACAATCTGTGCAACCAAATGTGCAGTTCATTAAGTTTCTTACCTATTGTCTCTGTAGCCGCTTGAGGAGTAtcctccgccgccgccgcctccacTCCTGTATCCGCCGCTACCACCAAAGCTCCTCTCTCCACCCCCGAAACATCTGTCACCATAGTTCCTGTCACCACCATAGCTCCTGTCGCCATTATATCCCCCACCTCCAAAGATAATTTGATAgtgacaaatgagaaaaacatgGGAGACATTAATAGTAATTAGAACAAGCCAGAGTCACACTACAGTCAACCGGTTTTCACCTCTGGAGTAACCTCGCCCACCTCTCCCCCTGCTTCCACTGAATCTGCTGCCACGCTGGCCCGATGAAAAACCACCTCTGGAGCGTCCACCCTTTCCTGCTTCATCCACACGAATAGCCCGACCATCTAGAGACTGCAAGAAGGGAAAAGGGTCACAAAGCgatccaaaaaaaataaaaaaacccacaaaattgCAATATTGCAAACACAAGtgagccatgttttttttattagagcTACAAAAAAGGTATGCAGATATGAAGGTTATTATAAAACtaatcattttgtaataaattcaaaatgcacataaacatttaaatagtgTGTAATCATGCAGTTCATTTACCTTGCCGTTCATTGCTGTCATTGCGTCTTTAGCGTCCTCTGCATTATCGTATTTCACAAAGCCGAAACCGCGAGATCTGCCcgtctctttgtctctgatcACATCCACTAGTGGAGGAAACGAAAGCACGTTTTTtagaacagaataaaaaaaatccagacacGGACCTTAAAAGCAATGATTAGATGCATATAAAATAAACGCGTAATCGTcgaaaagtaacaaaataaatattcaccTTTTTCGATGGTTCCATATTTGCCGAAGGCCGCAGCCAGAGACTCCTCGCTGGTCTCGAAGCTCAGTCCTCCGATGAACAGTTTACCCTCGTCCGACATCTTTAATGTAgctaagaaagagagagatcacaaaacatttacaaaacaccgtttaaattaaaaaaatccgCAACTGCCTCTCCTCATAAACAGCGGAGCGCACACGCAGCACTAAAGTAGGTCATCGGTCCCGTTATGGCAGAGAAATACACGCGGGTTATTGTCTTTAAAGCGCTTTTATTTCAGCAGTGCCGCTGCTGATGCTTTAATAAAAGACTCttagaaataaaatcatgtagcttgattacattttaaagtgagTTACCGCCTTTTCTGAGCGCGGCGGGTCTAGGCCTCAGGCCCGTAAACGTGGTACCGTTTGACTAGCGGATTAGCCAGCTAGCTACAATTTTCCCTTTCAGCGCCATTTTGTGGCACCGAGCTTCACTTTGTTTCACCGCCCGACAAGCAcggctaaaaaaacaaaaacacacaaaaacagatacaGTTTCTGTTTTCACGCAGCGTGTTTCCTCTTAAAGCAGCTCAGTGCGCATCATATGATGAGATATAGCGCCAACTTACGGATTTAACGTCAAATCAGATTTAACGcgcgtttttttgttttttattaaaaaaaatgaggatTGCAGATTAAGTAGCAAACATATGAGTTGTGTATAGATACAGAGAGATAAGTACGCATGTAACTCACtgtgtaaattaaataaagaagcGTTGGAGCTGGTCTTACCTCGTGTGTAGCggtggagcagaggaggagcgGCGCTGCAGGtcgagtgagagaggagagagagcgcgcGCCGCTTTTCACTGCGCTGCGCCGTGACGTCACGTTCCCTCCGCTCATTGGAGGCTCACCGAGAGACACAGCGACACCTCGAGGACAGATGGacgcatgtgtttgtttgtctgtgtgtcctgcaggcatgttttataatgtgtttatatcaggtgtgtccaaaaaaacacaggccAGATTTGACAGTGTGAAGATGCCCGggagtcatttttttaaaatggagagaggaacaataaaagttacatataaAGTGCACTGTTCtataacaattttattttcattgtcacaaaatctaagccaatcaggcgtgaacaaatctaaaaaatctttctttcaggcatgttttgttttcatgtaatgTGTTTATATCAGGTGTGTCCAAAAAAGAGGCCAGGTTTGACAGTGTGAAGATAAagaacaatgttttttaaatggagaAATGAACGATGAAAGTTACATGCAAAATGCACCGCACAAGTGGCAATGTCACCAaaccagaatcagaaatactttactAGATTAGACTAGatccaccacggggaaatttacttgttacagcagagGAACGTGTAGCATACACTGCAGAATTAGTAGAAAGTAGTAGAAATAGTAGAaaaggcacacaaaaaaaacacagtaaacagacagaaatatctataacctacacaataaacacgaaaaacaatcaaccttcaaacagacaagtactgaggatagagagagagagacttattGTGAGTAATACAAAGtaagattaaaatatataattcttgtgcttctctttctcttgtgtCACATCCACAGGtacataacaccagcagttatgtccttaaaggttcaaatgctttgttatgtcaacaaaaaaaaagtcaaatcttccagccatacagtatctgacactcctagcaggccataaataatatattataaaaatgaagcttcaggctgcatgaaatctgactgcAGGCCATGATTGGCTGTACTTTGACATCCctgttttatattctttatgctgtcattgGTTTTCTATATGTAGTTTCTAAAAATGTGTCTATGActtgaaaacatgcaaaatgcaaatacatttcTCTCCTCATAAgttatatatttagtttatataatTGTCAGAAAAAGTCAGATATGcctcccacacacagacactggaTTCAGGATGTAATGGCACAGTTGAAACACACAATCAGGGGATCAGCTCAGACATTTTACAAGGTCTGGCAgctattttaaattattttaaaaaattatattataaattacCTGCTAGAGACACTGGGAAATAACTGATTcacacatgttttttgtgttattgttttgtatGTTGGGGTTGCTGTTTGGGGACTTGTTGATTGTGTTGTGAAGTGTTTACAATTCAAAATccaataaaatatttgaatatatatatatatatatatatatatatatatagttttatatttttaaattagtgTTTTTTAACGTCCAGTAATATCTCATTAAAAcaaccaagacaaattcctctCCCTGCGCAGAGGGGAGTCGCTCTACAGGGTGATGGCAGTGGGCAAGAATGATTTCCTGTAGCGATTctttttacagtggagctgcaaGAGTCTACGACTGAATCCGCTCTGTTGTCTGACCAGGAGGTCATGAAGTGGATGGGAGTCATTGTTCATAATGTTGCAATCTTTTTTCAACAATCAGATGCAGGGGCTCCATAGCAGTCCCCAGCACAGAACCGCCTACTTCTCTCACCTCACTTAAATGTCCACTGTGGCTGGAGGCTTTCAGATTCATTGATCCCCCGGGGGGGAAAAGTTTTACACATATaggccacacatacacacaaagggtttatagacatgcaaatgtggagagatggtggaagGATAGGCAGCCAAGTAGCTCCACCCTGGGAGCAGTCATTGTTATTGCttttatattgttgtatttttttcctttcaatGATTGCATGAATTTCCCAATGATCCTTTTTCTATaccataaaatacaaaaaataccaaacaaaTTAACTAACTAACAAATTAACTAAAAAGATTACCTACCATGAACTCAGAAAAATTATGATTCTTACATGTTTTTTCATAAGACCCTTTCTGCAAGCAACCTCAATATTCAGGAGATGATTCTTTGCAAACTTTATGTGGTTCTTTGAAGTACTTTAAGGTTTTTCAATTATTTGGTGGTGGGTAATAATGTCAAATTAGGGTTGTAACTAACAGTTATTTTCTCAGCTAATCTCAGTATTTTGGTctacaaaacatcagaaaacagagaaagattCACATCACAGTTTCTCATATGCCAAGTTAACatcttgaaatgtttttctgtctgagaAGAAGTCCAgaactgtttaaatgttttatgatgaaGGAGACAGAAATGCACAAGAATTCCCCACAAGAAtagttgttgatttttttaaatcaaaaaacatcaacatcaaactATACTCCCACAACAAATTGTTTATTAGAACATGCTCTCTGGGTAGACaaacaatgattttattttttttatttaaatattagatCAAATAAGTTGGAGAGTTGttggttttgcatttttttgttgaatatCACTGCCAATTTGCTTCAATCTTTGATTTCTACAAGTGGAAGAATcctacatcagtttgtacatCCTCGCATGACAACAGTCTAAGCCAAAAAATGTCTTGTGGTCTGAGCATTCTAAAAGGTTTTATAGTCTGCACTTTCAATGTACAAATGTCAACTGTGATTCAGTACCTTAAGCAAGGCATACAACATTTACTGTTTATATGAAGATCAGTTTGTTTGTACTGGACAGCCTCcatgtgtgaaggtgtgtggcTGCCTTTAAATCTGGGACATACTCCGATGACTTGCAAAGCAAGCAAAGagattaaatacacaaacagttcTTAGGAGATCGGCTGCTCTGTATCAACGGGAGCagccaaaatgtatttgagATGAAGACTGAGGGCAGTAGAGTGTAGGGTGTGAAACCGAATCATTAGGTTTGTTACGTATAGAGATATGTTGAGCCTGAATGaagttgtaaataaaataaatgaatgacagaTAAACATGAATTTAACAGATAAAAATAGTCTTAACATTCCATGTCAGAAAAGAGCTTGAGACACACATTCGTCCAggttttttctatttttttctttattttttgcatgttttttccccttctttgttgtttacattttaatattgcaTAAGTAAAACATGTTAGAGGAGCATCCCCTGCACAGAACAAACATACAGTTTACATTCAGGACAGTTAAGGCATTGGAAtacataaagaaacacacagaaagaggtcTTTGTACAAAACACCAAGATGTATAacatgaaaatgtacattttgtgACACGTGCTACATAACAATGAGAGCCATTGTATTGCATGAAGGAACATGCTCAGTACAGCGACACCCACAAGAATCTGACTCCTGGGATCTGACATTCTTTAGAAATGCTCATAgtgtaaaaataacaacaaagcatgcactctgctgctctttcaCCTATTCCACAAGGTTACAGCTCAGTTCTGGTTTCCATGATGGTTCCCTCTCTTCATTAGGGGAGGTGCCCTAGTATCAGAAGTGCTATCACAGCAGGTAGATCTTTTCCATCTAGGAGACTAGGGACGATGGTGACGATGCTGGTATGGGTAAGATGTCTGTGAGTGGTGTGAGTTCCTGCGAGTTCGCCTGCGAAGACGCCTCTGATGCATCAAAAACTGCAGGCGCTCGAGCTTAGATTGCAATGCTTGATTCTCCTGTGTGGACGAGTGGAGGGGGTGGCTCTCCTCACCtatgagagagggaggaaataaCAACATGTTAGACATGCAACCTAAAAATACTGTTACGGTTTGTTGGTTTGaataattcagtttattattagaaatataTTCACAacatttggtctttttttgttgttggtagGAATAGGAAATAATGGAGAGAAGAAGGTTCTATAAATTCATGATAAACCAGGGACCTACACATAAGGACCCTGAAGAGGGTCACAAGATCATTTCTGAGGGTTGCAAAATgggtggaaaataaaataaaataatatattgtgGCAAGCAGTGCTCAAGAATGTCAAGCCTTTGATGACATTcaaggaaaaaacacaagaacactATAGAGATACACTTTTTAAACCAACCCAGTGACCTCagtaatatgaaaatatatgtctatctaatataaaaataaagtagacATGTTGTTTGTAAAGGTGCCGTTCTAccaacatatttaaaaacactaattcaatcaaaatgaaattgattgtttttctgtctgtgggcAAAGCAGTGGCCGTCCTGTGTGAGTTTGGTAGCCTCCATGTGTTATATTAAAGTAATCCCTgaagagattattattattttagtggGTCATGACTCTTaaaggttgagaaccactgtaATAGAGCACATACTTTGCTTTGTCATGCAAGTACACATAGCAAATGTAGGCTAAAAGGTTAAAGTAAAGATGAAACTCCAATCCAGAAGTcaaaataatggaaataaaaggaaggaaagaataaaaaaagagtagCAAGTGAAATGTAGACTGTAGGCCGAGTCATGGACTCCCCctacacacactaaacacttCATGACTGAGTAAATACAACCTTTTATCACAGCACCATAAGTTTAGTCAGTCTTTAAGCCTTATATATTTGCATAAGGACTGTAGTATAAATACAATCTTCAGTAACTGCTCAATCCAAAATTAAATGGGTCAAGCTCACCTGAAGTTTTACTGAGCTGATCTGCCCTCTGGGTCACCGGTGATTTgctttttgctttgctttgctcagAGCTGACTGAAGAGTTTGACGCAGGACTGTGGAGATGAGGGAGGGCGGGTTGAGCCCCCTGATGGTGGTAGGCTGCTCTGAGGAGGTCATTGAGGATCTGGAGAATGATGTTGATGCCACTCCGAGGATGGTGGATGCTGCTCTGACTGCAAGGGCCCAGAGTGCCTGATGGGATAAGAAGAGAGCAGGGTGGAAATGAGAAAGGGTAGTGGacgaaaaagaagaagtagtatctgtctatctatatGAAACTAATCTAATTGTGTTGTTCTGACGTCTTCAGGTCTCTCCTGCCCACACACTTACCAGAAAAAGTCCCAGAGAAGATGCCTGGAGAGTGGCTCACAAAACTTTCTATGACTGCTCCTGGCTGCTTGCACAGCTCTGCAGTGGATGAAGCATGAACACCACTCTGTAaaacaagaaggaaaaagaTTATCTCCATTTTGTGTATCTTATACATGCACGTACACTTATATATGCTAATAATACATAGACAGACAGTTGAATATGTAAGGCTAACCTCTTGAAAGGTTGAGGCTGGCGCTGGGCTCTGGGGACCAGGAATGGAGCCAGTGGGAGATGATGAACAGACCGGTGTGGCTGCTTGCAGTGGACAGCTGGGATGTGGACAACCAGATGAAAAAAGTGGGGTTGAAATACTAGAAGAAGATGTGTGTGTAGAGTTGGGAGGACAGGGCTGATGTGGAGACGAGTGATGATGGCAGTTCACAGCAGTGGCAGTGGTGGAGGAGTGGGGCATGGGAGCTGTTGAGTTAGAAGAAGTTCTGGGGCTTTGAGCGCTAAACTGGGTCGAGGACGCGGAGTCAGAAGAGTCTGGAGTTGGAGTGGAGGTTTGGGAGGCAGGTGAGGTAGTGGATCCCGTGGAATTGGTCCAGGCAGAGTCAGGGTGGCTTGTCCTGACTGTGGTGGGCAGTCCTGTTTGAcgctcgctgctgctgctgctgctgccctcagCTCTCAGGCcccagtgctgctgctgcagctctgccacATTCTGTGCAGACAGCTGGAGCTGCACGTACATCACATGGGCACCAATTCCCAGGTTAATGGTCAGAGGTGAGCGTccagacaggaagtcactgaTCTgtcgggaaaaaaaaacacttcagagtTAAAATTTACCATCTTTAAGATTTCAATTATGGTTAATTGCCATTACCAAGGTAACAGAGAGTGCTGTTTAGCAAACAACAGAGGAGCAACCGATAGATCTGCCAAATAAACTAGATGACTTTGgatgagaggcggggtacaccctggacaagttgccagttcatcacagagaacatagagacaaacaaacaattcacACCTACAGGAAGTCAGTAGCAACTAAAAGCAGTATTAAAAATGTGGTTTcacttcatatatatatatcttgaggtttataactttaaataaactttagGTCCCTGTACTCTGCTTGAACTTTATCTTTAAGTGAAGCATGTAGCTGTATAGAAGTGTATGTATGACTATATGACTGTCAGATAGTGAGCATTTCCTTTGTTAAGTATATGATGCAATAATATTCGCATATGCATTCATcagaacaagtgtgtgtgtgtgtgtgtgtgtgtgtgtatgtgtgtgtatgtgtgtgtgtgtgtgtgtgtgtgtgtgtttgtgtgtttgtgtgtgggagggggggggttaatttcctaaaacagttGAGTCATTGTCCAAAAAACACCACATATCTCCAACACTggtaatttctttatttttatttgggtTCAAGAAGATTATCCTACTTTTTGAGAAGATTAATCATTGAAAACCCGCACCTGATGAACTCTCACAAAGGtaaaatgtttatgtgtttcaCAGGACAGCAGTGTGTTACATACAATTACACAaaatatgcagacacacaaactcacacacacacctgtgcataGTTTGAATGACTGAGATATCTTcctggtgtgtgtatgtgttgacaGCACACAGTGAGAATCACTCACCTGGACTTCTGTTAAACTTTCCAAGACGTCTATTATACTCCTCTCAGCTTTGACAGTCGAGCACTgtggcagtaaaaaaaaaggacaaacagtTCAAGGAAGTGTGATTGAATACTTTTTTTCCTCTAGTGTAAGATGTGCATTGGATTACTACTTACTACTAAACCAGCTTCAATGACAGGTACCAGGGTCAGTTTGCTGCCATCTGCTACACCCAGGTCCATCAGCTTTCCTGCAGTCAGCTGCCTGCCACGTACACATTATATAGTCAGCATAAATTACTAAATAATAAAGTGTCTGGCCTACATGGAGCAtcagtgtaaatatataaataaataaaacaactcaCCTGTCTCTGTATAAGAGGACgattctgtttgtttgcagtctGAGTTTCTGCGAGATGTGTGTCCTCAGCCCCTCCACGGTCTCTCCTCGGGGGACGGTGAGCTCCACCGGGCTGCCGGTGGTTGAGGTGATGGATAAACGCATGGTGGGCTGACCGGTGGAGGTGGAGACCCCAGTCCCGAAGCAAGCAGAGCGGCCCGGGGTAAAGCTACAGAGgccccgctgctgctgctgctgctgctgctccattCAGCTGATTAACTGTGaaaaatccaaattaaaaatcaaactcaGCTCTTTAGATTGAATTAAACTTCTCAGTCTTGCTCCACATTCCTTAGTGGACGctgcaaaacatgtttaaacattaaaaatgaaagattaCAGAGCGCTTTACCCACAACAGGCTGGAACAGTTCCTCTTTCTGGCTGTGACAGACGCAGCACTACTCCACCGAGCGTAAAACACACCACCCCAGCCGGTGTAAGCCCCGCCCATACCAAACACACAGCCAATCAGCGGGAGAGGTGACGTTACACAGTCTGTACCGTCCAATCAAAACGCCCGTTTCCATACATGGCCCCACCTTATTTGTGTGCCTCACTCACCATTCATAAATGATGCAACATACAACATTTAGTACATCGGGTCAAAATGTCCCGAGACAGACTGTACACTGTTATTCCAACAGATTTATGATATTACTATAAATAATGTCTGCGACAACAACAGACCCACTCATGACAGAGCTGATAGCACTACAGGGGAGGTTTTCTCCCATGACACACTTACATTGTTACATCAGTCTATATTTATGGTGGCctacaaacacagtgacacctactcctactactactaagTGTGAAACCAGaactttattttccatttcatcatttaaaacTGAGAATTTTGGCTTTTTTAGGTCTAAAGATGTGTCACACATTTTGTGCTATATAGTCAACTTTTAGTTACATACCTGTCAACTCCATGACATATCTGTGTAGCTACAGAACACTATATAAAACTACAAACTACTATGATTTAATTAATAGTTAATTAATGGCCAAGTGTGTGACTCCAGTTTACAATTTGTTTAGATGATATAGACATAGGACAAAAACAAGGAGTTTGAAaggtaacataaacattaaacattacataaaaacTATGTACATAAAAATAGTATATCAACTGAAAGAGACAGGACAACACTAAGTACTGTTCACATATTACATATTCACATATTCAATATTCACTTCAGTGGAATATACAATAGTTTTCACAATGCTGCATTTTAGATATGCAGGGTGAATAGGAAGCAAATGcaaaaggtattttattttgaaatacttcTCTGAGGTGAAATATTGTGGTGAAGgttaatagacctttttcacagcagccattttgacatgaagtcgctgggtcaacacaggtgtttccagtgatgcTAATTAAGTTTCCGTTTATTACAGCAGAGATTTTCCAGTGAGGCAACATGCACCACCCTGACTCTGtgtgacctgaatggaacaggaccttaattagtatcgTTTGTGTTTACCCTactatttaatgttaaaatggctgtttaaaaatcacaaaattttaactattaaatatgttttaagttCCTAATATCATTGTATTTAAAGAGGGTTTACATTCTCAGTCATTCCTcctattttctttattttcaagcTCTCAGCATGCACTGGGCTGAAAGCAAAGGGAAACACCCTGACCACtccatcacactcacacatctgTGGATGCTGTATAATCCCACTGTTGAGCCAGTGGGAGGAGACGTTCGCAGGCAGTGACTTccctttgtgtttctgcagtcCTTTTCATCCTCGACTGTTTGGTATTCAGGTCCCACCTCTGGTCCACAGCAGGGTCTCGGGGCTGCACCTGTCACATGGTGCAGGGTGGAGagaggagcagcttggagtAAAGTGACGTAGGAAGCCAGGGAGGGCAGAGAAATGCAGTGTCTCCTAATGGTGGCTAAAAATAGCTACACCCACAACACCACCAACCCCCCACCAACCTCGCTTCATCCACTCTGCGTCACTGCACTCCCATATCGCCTGCCTCTCTTCCTCACCCCACCCCCACACTCACTCCTCTCCACACTCTCCTAAAAGCAGACATGTTGGGCTCATTGTGTCTGAAAAGAACCAACCTGTGCAGTgtgggagaaaaacagcaacctATGCATCTTCTCTTCCTGCGTTTGCACTGTTGTTTCAGTGCTTACATGCGTCACAGTGAGCGCTCATCTTTGTGATTACTgtcacacacagtaaatcaaatatataacCATAAAGTCATCTTAATCTTCACTGGGATTTAAATCCCACACTgatctcctctcttctctttttaagTGGCTCAATGAACTCGACGTCCCAATGACATTTGTCCTTCCTGTGCCTCCCCCACTGTCCCTCACCCATTCTCACATTTCTATGGCCGCATGTCACCCCATTGCTTCACTGAGACAAGCGAGAAGGGGAGATGTAGCTGCTTTACATTCTTCAGGCAGCGCCAAAAACAATTCCACAGGATGTCCTGCTCTCCAGAGCATGCACAGACGCAGCTCTGACGTCAGCCATCcaggaacacacacaagcatacgcacacatacacacagcgctcaccctctcctccacaTTCCTCCTTCCCTTGCATGGCCTCTCTTGGCATCATTTCCCAGATGTTTTATTCTTCTGGCATGTTGCACTTTAGAGTTCCTGGAATatctgagataaaaaaaaaacatttatatttgaagAATTTCACTGAGAAAATCATCAAATGGCTGCCGCACAGATGGAGGAGAACATTAACTGATCTTAAATGCATTAGTTTCTATCCTTAATTTGGCTTCGATTGAATTGCTAATATTTGTCTTTAACCATCTGTTCACCCATACACACTAAAGCACAGCAGACCCTaaaatacttatttatttatctaatgtttatttttatcggAACAAGTATAAAGCATGGACCAATACCACATACCAAAGTATTTATAACCTAACAGCCGAGCCATCCTCAAAGCACAGTAAAACTCCAGGGGCCTttgtaaatacacaaaaaccTAACAGGAAACTAAAGACCTCAGTAACAAGCTTTGGATCATTCATGATTATATGATGCATCCCTCTTTAAAAAGCTGTTAGTTATAATGATCCCATTCATAATCTATTTGAGTTCTGTGTTTAAGGCCGGCCTCATATTGATGCTGACAATGGAAAAAAGATGTCTGTCCAAAAGAGGATTTACAAAAGGGCATCTTACAGCTCCTCATACTCGCCCCGAGCTACTGAGAAATCCTGACAGATAGCACTAAGAACCATAGGACTCTGATTATTTAAGCATTTATGGATGAGACCATTTGTTTCCAATGAATCAGATATAATGAAATGATCAAACTTCACATACTTAGTTTCTTAAGAGTTGGGAAGAGGTCGGATTTTTTCAGCTCCCCATCCAAAGTGTTAATTGCAAGAAAACTTCAAGAGGCTTAATTGTTGTAGAAACTGATCATTACACAACAACTTAGAGCAAAA contains the following coding sequences:
- the cirbpa gene encoding cold inducible RNA binding protein a isoform X1; amino-acid sequence: MSDEGKLFIGGLSFETSEESLAAAFGKYGTIEKVDVIRDKETGRSRGFGFVKYDNAEDAKDAMTAMNGKSLDGRAIRVDEAGKGGRSRGGFSSGQRGSRFSGSRGRGGRGYSRGGGYNGDRSYGGDRNYGDRCFGGGERSFGGSGGYRSGGGGGGGYSSSGYRDNRGQGGYSDRSGTYRDGYDGYAAHE
- the cirbpa gene encoding cold inducible RNA binding protein a isoform X2, whose product is MSDEGKLFIGGLSFETSEESLAAAFGKYGTIEKVDVIRDKETGRSRGFGFVKYDNAEDAKDAMTAMNGKSLDGRAIRVDEAGKGGRSRGGFSSGQRGSRFSGSRGRGGGYNGDRSYGGDRNYGDRCFGGGERSFGGSGGYRSGGGGGGGYSSSGYRDNRGQGGYSDRSGTYRDGYDGYAAHE
- the LOC104924845 gene encoding midnolin-A; its protein translation is MEQQQQQQQRGLCSFTPGRSACFGTGVSTSTGQPTMRLSITSTTGSPVELTVPRGETVEGLRTHISQKLRLQTNRIVLLYRDRQLTAGKLMDLGVADGSKLTLVPVIEAGLVCSTVKAERSIIDVLESLTEVQISDFLSGRSPLTINLGIGAHVMYVQLQLSAQNVAELQQQHWGLRAEGSSSSSSERQTGLPTTVRTSHPDSAWTNSTGSTTSPASQTSTPTPDSSDSASSTQFSAQSPRTSSNSTAPMPHSSTTATAVNCHHHSSPHQPCPPNSTHTSSSSISTPLFSSGCPHPSCPLQAATPVCSSSPTGSIPGPQSPAPASTFQESGVHASSTAELCKQPGAVIESFVSHSPGIFSGTFSGTLGPCSQSSIHHPRSGINIILQILNDLLRAAYHHQGAQPALPHLHSPASNSSVSSEQSKAKSKSPVTQRADQLSKTSGEESHPLHSSTQENQALQSKLERLQFLMHQRRLRRRTRRNSHHSQTSYPYQHRHHRP